In the Plectropomus leopardus isolate mb chromosome 5, YSFRI_Pleo_2.0, whole genome shotgun sequence genome, one interval contains:
- the LOC121942950 gene encoding uncharacterized protein LOC121942950 isoform X2, producing the protein MVSQPLPWQVHSVSHSRRSSKADEFDGLRRNSIGVYRKNSNASNGTCTVPAVPPLSPVEVEKAAATIQTHFRKFQQKKHKNGK; encoded by the exons ATGGTGTCCCAGCCGTTGCCTTGGCAGGTTCACTCCGTGTCACACAGTCGAAGGAGCAGCAAAGCAGATGAG TTTGATGGCCTCAGAAGGAACAGCATAGGCGTGTACAGGAAGA ACTCCAATGCCAGCAATGGGACGTGCACCGTGCCAGCTGTTCCTCCACTCAGCCCTGTTGAAGTTGAGAAGGCCGCCGCCACAATCCAGACCCATTTCAGGAAGttccaacagaaaaaacacaagaacgGCAAGTAG
- the LOC121942950 gene encoding uncharacterized protein LOC121942950 isoform X1 → MVSQPLPWQVHSVSHSRRSSKADEFDGLRRNSIGVYRKNYVSKAIASASLAIPCVLSCSDSNASNGTCTVPAVPPLSPVEVEKAAATIQTHFRKFQQKKHKNGK, encoded by the exons ATGGTGTCCCAGCCGTTGCCTTGGCAGGTTCACTCCGTGTCACACAGTCGAAGGAGCAGCAAAGCAGATGAG TTTGATGGCCTCAGAAGGAACAGCATAGGCGTGTACAGGAAGA ACTATGTCTCGAAGGCTATTGCCTCAGCCTCTCTGGCTATCCCCTGTGTCCTGTCGTGCTCAGACTCCAATGCCAGCAATGGGACGTGCACCGTGCCAGCTGTTCCTCCACTCAGCCCTGTTGAAGTTGAGAAGGCCGCCGCCACAATCCAGACCCATTTCAGGAAGttccaacagaaaaaacacaagaacgGCAAGTAG